One Leptospiraceae bacterium genomic window carries:
- a CDS encoding tetratricopeptide repeat protein, producing the protein MHNEAGSYNELICCKSEIIKQAIEEKLNKIEKENSKEDPFKIKFENKLNNFSNPSPIFTGRKTELIDLREAYSKFDIISISGFGGIGKTEFINQFIYELDIADKKNQITWLDGNENSSFELFVKEAGFEVILQSNDTDQKKYAAFKDKINEHKRVVFLDNFQDIEKADPKFREFIEFANGKIPDAKIIILSRTEPKFKNVLFKSVHLSGLKEAVEFAKQIIETKFSSLKITESNLQTLCNYVDNHPFAIELSLNLCDSYGFDNIIGKIAEYKSFLPELEELSKRLFEDVLNQPSTKQEERDFIFQFSIFNEKVDADTIKSVLGIDLFKAVHLLKQKNLISIENNLYDTHPLIKEFCYDKLENKENLHQRAAQYFISKRSDKLDVTLEEQIFYHLKACDNNQEIENSLNKYGKLLVKQAYYDFIQNIIEYLVIQKKINPLFNLLLGDINRIKCNWDQALFFYEKTKAINSNKELALEALLQIADIFRKKGDYSKALVRFNECLEIAIKSKLQKYEAWAYDGIGVIKEFYGETNNALELFQKALKISKDLGEKEDIADLLNNIGNIYSENKKDQALEYFKASLKINEETGNKFGIARCYNNIGALYSKDDKEKALKYYYDSLKISEEIGDKEGNAYSYNNIGNIYSIDDKDKVLKYYNDSLKIREEIGNKEGIANSSHNIGEFYRQIKDFEKSLLFLFKAFVIYRQMQNIRLKNAKELIEHIRNNMGVYDFIKKANQAIENLDSEYRSEIDIDEFLPQPIKSKREFGPNAQVKVKFRDGKIATFKYKKESDIKNGGCEIVEE; encoded by the coding sequence TTGCATAACGAAGCTGGCTCTTATAATGAATTAATTTGTTGTAAATCTGAAATTATAAAACAAGCCATAGAAGAAAAATTAAATAAAATTGAAAAAGAGAATAGCAAAGAAGATCCCTTCAAAATAAAATTCGAAAACAAATTAAATAATTTTAGTAATCCTTCCCCCATATTTACAGGTAGAAAAACTGAATTAATAGATCTTAGAGAAGCTTACAGTAAATTTGATATTATATCCATTTCGGGATTCGGTGGAATTGGTAAAACAGAATTCATTAATCAATTTATTTACGAACTGGATATAGCTGATAAGAAAAATCAAATCACATGGCTAGATGGAAATGAAAATTCATCTTTTGAATTATTTGTCAAAGAAGCAGGCTTTGAAGTGATCTTGCAAAGCAATGACACAGACCAGAAAAAATATGCAGCTTTTAAAGATAAAATTAATGAACACAAACGCGTTGTATTTTTAGATAACTTTCAGGATATTGAAAAAGCTGATCCTAAATTTAGAGAATTTATCGAGTTTGCTAATGGAAAAATCCCAGATGCAAAGATTATTATCCTTAGCCGCACAGAGCCTAAATTCAAAAATGTTTTGTTTAAATCTGTACATTTATCAGGGCTTAAAGAAGCTGTTGAATTTGCGAAGCAAATCATTGAAACAAAGTTTTCTAGTTTAAAAATTACAGAGAGTAATTTACAAACACTATGTAATTATGTGGATAATCATCCTTTTGCGATAGAATTGTCCTTAAATTTATGTGATTCGTATGGCTTCGATAATATTATAGGGAAAATAGCAGAGTATAAATCGTTTTTACCAGAACTGGAAGAACTGAGCAAACGATTGTTTGAAGATGTTCTGAATCAACCGTCCACAAAACAAGAAGAGAGAGATTTCATTTTCCAATTTTCCATTTTTAATGAAAAAGTAGATGCAGATACTATTAAAAGTGTTCTAGGTATAGATTTATTTAAAGCAGTGCATTTATTGAAACAGAAAAATTTAATTAGCATTGAGAATAATCTTTATGATACTCATCCGTTAATTAAAGAATTTTGTTATGATAAATTGGAAAACAAAGAGAACTTACACCAAAGAGCCGCACAATATTTCATTTCCAAAAGAAGCGATAAATTAGATGTCACCCTTGAAGAACAAATATTTTATCACTTGAAGGCTTGTGATAACAATCAGGAAATTGAGAATAGCTTAAATAAGTATGGTAAATTATTAGTTAAACAAGCCTATTATGATTTTATTCAAAATATAATCGAATATTTGGTTATTCAAAAAAAAATAAATCCTTTATTCAATTTACTTTTAGGTGATATAAATCGAATTAAATGCAATTGGGATCAAGCATTATTTTTTTACGAGAAAACGAAAGCGATCAATTCAAATAAGGAATTAGCATTAGAAGCATTATTACAAATAGCTGATATTTTCAGAAAAAAAGGAGATTATTCAAAAGCATTGGTACGGTTTAATGAATGCCTAGAAATAGCAATAAAAAGTAAACTCCAAAAGTACGAGGCATGGGCCTACGATGGAATAGGTGTAATAAAGGAATTTTATGGTGAAACCAATAATGCATTAGAACTATTTCAAAAAGCTTTAAAGATTAGCAAGGATTTAGGAGAAAAGGAAGACATTGCAGATTTGTTAAATAATATTGGTAATATTTATTCTGAAAACAAGAAAGATCAAGCTTTAGAATATTTTAAAGCTAGCCTGAAAATCAATGAAGAAACTGGGAATAAATTTGGAATTGCAAGATGTTATAATAATATTGGTGCCCTTTATTCTAAAGACGATAAAGAAAAAGCTTTAAAGTATTATTATGATAGTTTGAAAATAAGTGAAGAGATAGGAGATAAAGAAGGCAATGCCTATTCATACAACAATATTGGAAATATTTATTCTATAGACGATAAAGATAAAGTATTAAAATACTATAATGATAGTTTGAAAATAAGGGAAGAAATCGGGAATAAAGAAGGTATTGCTAACTCCTCTCACAATATTGGTGAATTTTATCGCCAGATAAAAGACTTTGAAAAATCTTTATTATTTCTTTTTAAGGCATTTGTTATCTACAGACAAATGCAAAATATCCGGTTAAAAAATGCAAAAGAATTAATTGAACATATTAGAAATAATATGGGCGTTTATGACTTCATAAAAAAAGCAAACCAAGCTATTGAAAATTTAGACTCAGAATATCGAAGTGAAATCGATATAGATGAATTTTTACCACAACCGATAAAATCAAAAAGAGAATTTGGACCAAATGCACAGGTGAAAGTAAAATTCAGAGATGGGAAAATAGCTACTTTTAAATACAAAAAAGAAAGCGATATTAAAAACGGAGGTTGTGAAATCGTCGAAGAGTGA
- a CDS encoding MBL fold metallo-hydrolase, with protein MRWGTPGTFKTSLRKELEYFEDEKLSIDLLILTHIDNDHIGGILKFIDSSYFDKIEVKKYFFNGGNLLRIKEGTQVGSNQGIKFEKYLLTKEKDRKKWGDKVVFTAEEIKLANGIICKILSPDEKGLELLLANWKYLSDEEIQSYQVAGSVVTKAKDFDISFDELVKRDFNPDKSLEEDYFNNSSIAFILECPDFKGLFLGDTCPETIITSLKGFGYSTENPLQLDLVKVSHHGSKNNTSNELLELIQCKKFVITTNGNGKGSTKHPDRETIARIVAQPNISNPKDIQVNFNYTKEEIENKIGKFITDNEDKTYNFVFNTEIITN; from the coding sequence ATTAGATGGGGAACGCCTGGCACTTTTAAAACAAGTCTAAGAAAGGAACTTGAATATTTTGAAGATGAGAAACTTTCGATTGATTTATTGATACTAACGCATATAGATAACGATCATATTGGTGGCATCTTAAAATTTATAGATAGTTCCTATTTTGATAAAATTGAAGTCAAAAAATATTTCTTCAATGGAGGAAATTTACTCCGAATTAAAGAAGGCACACAAGTTGGATCTAATCAAGGTATAAAGTTTGAGAAGTATTTGCTAACCAAAGAAAAAGATAGAAAGAAATGGGGCGACAAAGTTGTATTTACCGCAGAGGAAATTAAACTAGCAAATGGCATCATATGTAAAATTCTTTCCCCTGATGAAAAAGGATTAGAGCTATTACTTGCAAATTGGAAATACTTATCTGATGAAGAAATCCAATCCTATCAAGTAGCTGGTTCTGTAGTTACAAAAGCAAAAGACTTCGACATCTCATTTGATGAATTGGTAAAACGAGATTTTAACCCAGATAAATCATTGGAAGAGGATTATTTTAATAATTCTTCTATTGCTTTTATTTTGGAATGTCCTGATTTTAAAGGATTGTTTTTGGGAGACACTTGCCCTGAAACAATTATTACTTCGTTAAAAGGTTTTGGATATTCCACAGAAAATCCATTGCAATTAGATTTAGTAAAAGTTTCCCACCATGGAAGCAAAAACAATACAAGTAATGAATTGCTGGAGCTAATCCAATGCAAGAAATTCGTAATTACGACCAATGGAAACGGTAAAGGCTCAACAAAGCATCCCGACCGCGAAACGATTGCCCGTATAGTAGCTCAACCTAATATATCTAATCCGAAAGATATTCAGGTAAATTTTAATTATACAAAAGAAGAGATTGAAAATAAAATAGGTAAGTTTATAACAGATAATGAAGATAAAACTTACAATTTTGTTTTTAATACAGAAATAATTACCAACTAA
- a CDS encoding class I SAM-dependent methyltransferase produces the protein MSLDKHIIAPEHTAVRVALWRALHVQIDPKPHILTDEVGEKLVAEENWKSRQDMNPDFSKGMRASIVGRARFIEDIVEEEAKKGVTQYVILGAGLDTFAQRRADLAGKLHIFEVDQPGPQAWKKKRLTEIGYSIPDSLHFVPVDFESGQSWWEQLLTSSFDLTKPAVVVSTGVSMYLTKEANRSTLEQLAKLVSGSTFAMTFMLALDLLSPEERGVMEFVMKKTQDAGTPFLSLFSPPEILSLAKEAGFTKSEYVSGEDIYQRYFASRSDGLRAGNAEAFLVAGI, from the coding sequence ATGTCATTAGATAAACATATCATAGCTCCAGAGCATACAGCAGTCAGAGTTGCATTATGGAGAGCGCTCCATGTTCAGATTGATCCAAAGCCTCATATACTTACAGATGAAGTTGGAGAAAAATTAGTCGCTGAAGAAAATTGGAAGAGTCGGCAAGATATGAATCCAGATTTTTCTAAAGGAATGCGCGCTTCTATTGTAGGGCGTGCTCGTTTTATCGAAGACATTGTAGAAGAAGAGGCTAAGAAAGGTGTAACTCAATACGTGATACTTGGCGCAGGACTTGATACTTTTGCACAACGTCGTGCTGATCTAGCAGGAAAGCTTCATATCTTTGAAGTAGACCAGCCGGGACCGCAAGCTTGGAAGAAAAAGCGACTTACTGAAATTGGCTATTCTATTCCAGATTCACTTCACTTTGTGCCTGTAGATTTTGAATCAGGGCAATCGTGGTGGGAACAGTTGCTCACATCTAGCTTTGATTTAACAAAACCAGCCGTTGTAGTTTCAACGGGAGTATCGATGTATCTGACGAAAGAAGCGAACAGGTCAACCTTAGAACAATTAGCGAAATTAGTTTCCGGCTCGACCTTCGCAATGACATTCATGCTCGCACTCGATCTACTCAGTCCCGAAGAAAGAGGAGTCATGGAGTTCGTGATGAAAAAAACACAAGATGCAGGAACGCCTTTTCTAAGTTTATTTTCTCCACCTGAGATTTTGTCCCTCGCAAAAGAAGCAGGCTTCACGAAATCAGAGTATGTGTCAGGAGAAGATATTTATCAGCGCTACTTTGCTAGTCGCTCGGATGGTTTAAGAGCTGGAAATGCAGAAGCGTTTTTGGTTGCGGGGATTTGA
- a CDS encoding adenylate/guanylate cyclase domain-containing protein → MENKFELNLEIIKSERFRLLILIAMNLVSSILEIPVILLPKRYGMDESIPIHLHIGIIVSMLFLTSIFTGMYFYLSKLIRLRQNIPVGFVILNSLMEIAIPTLIAVTFYYSHSNIPYSYILSSKIYPVYIFFLILSILRFRFAFSFLSGSVSAVSYFCISIPFLNSGYAEHVILAVYLLVQGTLAGLVARQLRKWLNHSIEAVEEQNRIKNIFGQHISESVMDKIIQEKKDKISETRKVCVMFLDIRDFTQFSENKENDEIVKYLDTLFEFMIESINWHQGIINKFLGDGFMAVFGAPFSSGNDSLNAVKASLAILKSLEDKILSGKIPPTKIGIGLHTGNVLTGHIGSSKRKEYTIIGDTVNTASRIESLNKEHNTSLLFSETVFQEITSEYPQIQVIGESKVKGKQNLVKLYSL, encoded by the coding sequence ATGGAAAATAAGTTTGAACTAAATCTAGAAATTATTAAATCAGAGAGGTTCCGGCTCTTGATTTTAATTGCGATGAATCTAGTCTCTTCCATTTTAGAAATTCCAGTAATCCTACTCCCTAAACGTTATGGAATGGATGAATCTATTCCTATTCATTTACATATAGGGATAATCGTGAGTATGCTCTTTTTAACGAGCATATTTACTGGAATGTATTTTTATCTAAGCAAATTGATTCGTCTTCGCCAAAATATTCCAGTTGGATTTGTGATACTAAACAGCTTAATGGAAATTGCAATTCCGACTCTCATTGCGGTAACTTTCTATTATTCTCACTCTAACATTCCGTATTCATATATTCTATCTAGCAAAATATATCCTGTCTATATTTTCTTTCTAATCCTTTCCATTCTCAGATTTCGTTTTGCATTCTCTTTTCTTTCCGGATCGGTGAGTGCTGTGAGTTATTTTTGTATCAGCATTCCATTTTTAAATTCGGGATATGCGGAGCATGTGATTCTAGCTGTGTATCTTCTTGTGCAAGGAACTCTTGCAGGACTTGTAGCAAGACAACTCAGGAAATGGTTGAATCATTCTATTGAGGCAGTGGAAGAACAAAATAGAATTAAAAATATTTTCGGACAGCATATTTCAGAATCGGTCATGGATAAGATAATCCAGGAAAAGAAAGATAAGATTAGTGAAACGCGAAAAGTATGCGTTATGTTTTTAGACATACGAGACTTTACACAATTTTCGGAAAACAAAGAAAATGATGAGATTGTGAAATATCTAGATACTCTTTTTGAATTTATGATAGAGAGCATCAACTGGCACCAGGGAATTATAAATAAATTTCTAGGAGATGGATTCATGGCTGTGTTCGGCGCTCCTTTTTCTTCGGGAAATGATAGCTTAAATGCAGTGAAGGCTTCTCTTGCTATTCTAAAATCTCTAGAAGATAAAATTCTTTCAGGAAAAATTCCACCTACTAAAATAGGAATTGGTCTACACACTGGAAATGTTTTAACAGGTCATATCGGTTCTAGTAAACGAAAAGAATACACAATCATCGGTGACACAGTCAACACAGCTTCGAGAATTGAATCTCTGAATAAAGAACACAATACAAGTCTACTCTTCTCCGAAACTGTGTTTCAAGAGATTACAAGCGAGTATCCGCAAATTCAGGTCATTGGAGAATCCAAAGTCAAAGGCAAACAGAACTTAGTCAAACTTTACTCGTTGTAG
- the lepB gene encoding signal peptidase I — protein sequence MKSFLKKLSFYLLLVLLIFLARTFVIQLYIVNGNSMLPTLKTGALLLTSKYQFSQRMPFTHQEFIYGNPKISRLDMVLFEGEEGDILIKRAIGLPGDFYNFMDGRILIDSVPLDEQYKLQESKTLLLPQSLAPDSIFFPMQKEGRIPPDYFLLLGDNREHSYDSRNIGLVPVSRLRGKVLFILKK from the coding sequence ATGAAATCTTTTTTGAAAAAACTTTCCTTTTATCTGCTTTTGGTTCTCCTTATATTTCTAGCAAGAACGTTCGTGATTCAACTCTACATTGTAAATGGGAATTCCATGCTTCCAACCCTCAAGACAGGAGCGCTTCTACTTACTTCTAAGTATCAATTCAGCCAGAGAATGCCATTTACTCATCAAGAATTCATTTATGGAAATCCCAAAATCTCTCGACTGGATATGGTTTTATTTGAAGGGGAAGAGGGCGATATTTTAATCAAGCGAGCCATTGGACTACCGGGAGATTTTTATAATTTTATGGATGGTCGCATCTTAATTGATTCCGTTCCACTCGATGAGCAATACAAACTCCAAGAAAGCAAAACTTTACTCCTACCCCAAAGCTTAGCTCCCGATAGTATTTTTTTTCCCATGCAGAAGGAAGGTAGAATTCCTCCCGATTATTTTTTACTTCTTGGGGATAACAGAGAGCATTCCTATGATTCAAGGAATATTGGGCTAGTTCCTGTTTCAAGGCTTCGAGGAAAGGTCTTGTTCATCTTAAAAAAATAA
- a CDS encoding penicillin-binding protein: protein MKEFKDRLLFLLSGILFFFGILIIRVIYLTFLNGNMIEAKSEQRVQRGIIYDRRGMELALSQDSSTIGINPAKIYDAAFTANKLSKFLNMPPKKIEAMILEKANYFLLKREIENTTASKIMEMALPGVRVEKEYKRVYPNGTLASNLIGFTGLDDNQSLSGIELLYHKELLSYVDGESMRGNDIYLTIDSLIQYRLESALGKAFNETKSKKGVGVFMDVNTGKILAMASFPNFDPNHYSDFPVEATTNWAIRYEYEPGSTMKIFMATIMLNENLIDLNEKFFCPGFVEFGSRRVNCGDRHEMVDLDEILQYSCNVGIIKAIKKVPDEKIYKYLKKLKFGMKTGVASDELKGRLPALKDWTQSTSYYMAIGQGFSVTPIQLVSAAAAIVNGGKVFTPTVVSHITDSYGDVVKQFQYEPEYLGISASTTQHLMRAMTKVVKHGTGMKANTEAGGIIGKTGTSQVSTKGKGYEEGLVAASFLGFFPANNPRIVGLILLSEPEGIVHSGGGIAAPVFKEVVENIIPIIELSDSANSYKLEEANPPKPKVDITHIPDFKGKTLKESLVILKYYDIKYKTYGSGFNKRQSPAAGEPVRNGDVWHLYFESE from the coding sequence ATGAAAGAATTCAAAGACAGGCTTTTATTTTTACTCTCTGGAATTTTATTTTTCTTTGGAATTCTAATCATACGTGTCATCTATCTCACTTTCCTAAATGGAAATATGATCGAAGCAAAGTCAGAGCAAAGAGTTCAGCGCGGAATCATTTACGATAGACGTGGAATGGAACTCGCATTATCCCAGGACTCTTCTACGATTGGAATCAATCCCGCTAAGATCTATGACGCAGCGTTTACTGCTAATAAGCTGTCTAAATTTCTAAACATGCCTCCCAAGAAAATCGAAGCAATGATTTTAGAGAAGGCAAATTACTTTCTATTAAAACGAGAAATCGAAAACACCACTGCTAGTAAAATTATGGAAATGGCTCTTCCTGGTGTCCGTGTAGAAAAAGAGTATAAGCGTGTTTATCCGAACGGAACACTCGCTTCCAATCTAATCGGGTTTACGGGACTAGACGACAACCAGTCGTTATCCGGTATCGAACTTCTCTATCACAAAGAATTACTCAGCTATGTAGATGGAGAGAGTATGCGGGGAAATGATATTTACCTCACCATTGACAGTCTCATTCAATATAGATTAGAATCCGCATTAGGAAAAGCATTTAACGAAACTAAATCCAAGAAAGGTGTTGGAGTATTCATGGATGTGAATACAGGAAAAATTTTAGCAATGGCTAGCTTTCCTAATTTTGATCCAAATCATTATTCTGATTTTCCTGTTGAGGCTACTACCAATTGGGCGATACGCTATGAATACGAGCCTGGCTCTACCATGAAAATATTCATGGCAACGATTATGCTCAATGAAAACCTGATTGATTTGAATGAAAAATTCTTTTGCCCTGGCTTTGTTGAATTTGGTAGTAGACGAGTCAATTGTGGTGACAGACATGAGATGGTTGACTTAGATGAAATTTTACAATACTCTTGCAACGTTGGAATCATCAAAGCAATCAAGAAAGTTCCCGATGAAAAAATCTACAAGTATCTAAAGAAATTAAAATTCGGCATGAAGACTGGAGTCGCAAGTGATGAGTTAAAAGGAAGACTTCCTGCTTTAAAAGATTGGACCCAAAGCACTTCTTATTATATGGCAATTGGTCAGGGCTTTTCTGTAACGCCTATTCAACTAGTATCCGCAGCAGCGGCTATTGTCAACGGTGGAAAAGTATTCACGCCAACTGTAGTCTCTCATATCACAGATTCCTATGGTGATGTGGTAAAACAATTTCAATATGAGCCCGAATACCTTGGAATCAGTGCAAGCACCACACAACATCTAATGCGAGCCATGACAAAAGTAGTAAAGCATGGAACGGGGATGAAGGCAAACACAGAAGCCGGTGGAATTATTGGAAAGACAGGAACGAGTCAGGTATCTACTAAGGGCAAGGGTTACGAAGAAGGACTAGTAGCCGCTTCTTTTCTTGGTTTCTTTCCGGCAAATAATCCCCGCATTGTAGGACTCATTTTACTTTCAGAGCCAGAAGGAATTGTTCATTCAGGTGGAGGAATTGCCGCTCCTGTGTTTAAAGAAGTGGTAGAGAATATTATTCCTATCATTGAATTGAGTGACTCCGCAAATTCCTATAAGCTAGAAGAGGCTAATCCTCCTAAGCCGAAAGTCGATATTACCCACATTCCCGATTTCAAAGGTAAGACCTTAAAAGAATCCCTCGTGATTTTAAAATACTACGATATCAAATATAAAACTTATGGAAGTGGTTTTAACAAAAGACAATCACCTGCAGCAGGGGAGCCTGTCCGAAATGGTGATGTATGGCATCTATACTTTGAAAGTGAATAA
- a CDS encoding tetratricopeptide repeat protein, whose protein sequence is MHLFIRFFLLLFLIFQFPILAGIKEAKKAYAQKQFQKAIKLFTEYSKENPSDGEPYMFMGYIYESQKDFPRSMIMFRRAVELNLNPKQRKTSYLKIILFYNYHQGWDIVAHYSNKLLRLDPDNKEVARMRDRAYGNKGHDPGSMSIARLEDTKPKQKKNSEETDSKLKENKEKEREREREPEKEREKSQLASEKPNRKTSEEKNWELSLKYFKLEDYPKADKIMQELLVQSPNNKNYLYKAGIAKLRLGEYEKALKYFEASKKLTTEKDKMLLYYLTLNEGQANQKLGNTNTAIALYKKAYSYNNSPVLLPVLARLYFENGYFNEAIKTCDQALESDMNNLEANMYKSLSLLSLGKKKNGMKGLLEFAKRLKRLHPDINTVPDKFHEGLLQLGMFYSNRIKYKLSLKYLTQVSSTRSKSPKFNFSLGKTYFYTKKYELAIVFLEKVPEIPAANYLLAKYYAKENNTNKAKEFLTKAANTKEIYWIKPKIDPYFKDIIKNPEMATFIETRGVKIPPAKQELPVTNEKKIEPTIIPKIDPPAIKPETLPTKDPNSTQPTIESTPIPNLPQNPEGEK, encoded by the coding sequence ATGCATCTATTTATTCGATTTTTTTTATTATTATTTCTGATTTTTCAGTTTCCCATACTCGCAGGTATCAAAGAAGCCAAAAAAGCTTACGCCCAGAAACAATTTCAAAAAGCGATTAAGCTTTTTACCGAATACTCCAAAGAAAATCCTTCTGATGGAGAGCCTTATATGTTTATGGGTTACATCTATGAATCCCAAAAAGATTTTCCTAGGTCGATGATTATGTTTCGTCGTGCAGTCGAATTAAATCTAAATCCAAAACAAAGAAAGACAAGTTATCTAAAAATTATTTTATTCTATAATTATCATCAGGGCTGGGACATTGTTGCGCATTATTCCAATAAGCTCCTGAGACTAGATCCAGACAATAAAGAAGTCGCTCGTATGAGAGACCGCGCTTACGGAAATAAAGGTCATGATCCAGGAAGTATGAGCATTGCTAGATTGGAAGATACCAAACCCAAGCAAAAAAAAAACTCGGAAGAGACGGACAGCAAGCTGAAGGAAAACAAAGAGAAGGAAAGGGAACGAGAGAGAGAGCCCGAGAAAGAAAGAGAGAAATCCCAATTAGCTTCCGAAAAGCCGAATCGAAAGACCAGCGAGGAAAAAAACTGGGAGCTCTCCCTAAAATACTTCAAGCTCGAGGATTATCCAAAAGCGGACAAGATCATGCAAGAACTCCTAGTCCAAAGCCCAAACAATAAAAACTATCTCTACAAAGCAGGCATCGCCAAATTACGATTAGGCGAATACGAGAAGGCTTTGAAATACTTTGAAGCCTCTAAGAAATTAACCACCGAGAAAGATAAAATGCTTCTCTATTATCTAACTCTCAATGAAGGACAGGCAAATCAAAAACTCGGTAATACAAACACTGCCATTGCACTCTACAAAAAAGCTTATTCCTATAACAACTCACCAGTCCTACTTCCTGTTCTTGCCAGACTCTATTTTGAGAATGGATATTTTAACGAAGCAATTAAAACCTGCGACCAAGCACTTGAATCTGATATGAATAACTTAGAGGCTAATATGTATAAGTCTCTTTCTCTACTCAGTCTTGGTAAAAAGAAAAATGGAATGAAGGGACTCTTAGAATTTGCTAAAAGACTAAAACGTCTTCATCCAGACATTAATACGGTTCCTGATAAATTTCACGAAGGACTACTTCAACTCGGAATGTTTTATTCCAATCGAATTAAGTATAAGCTTTCTCTAAAGTATCTGACACAAGTGTCTTCTACAAGAAGTAAATCACCTAAGTTTAATTTTTCTCTTGGTAAGACGTATTTTTATACAAAGAAGTATGAACTCGCAATAGTCTTTCTTGAAAAAGTGCCTGAGATTCCTGCCGCAAACTATCTATTAGCCAAATACTACGCAAAAGAAAATAATACAAATAAAGCGAAGGAATTTTTAACAAAGGCAGCCAATACAAAAGAAATTTATTGGATTAAACCAAAGATTGATCCTTATTTCAAGGATATAATTAAGAATCCAGAAATGGCTACATTTATCGAAACGAGAGGAGTTAAAATTCCTCCTGCAAAACAAGAATTACCTGTAACGAACGAAAAGAAAATAGAGCCTACTATCATTCCTAAAATTGATCCTCCGGCGATAAAACCTGAAACTTTACCAACGAAAGATCCAAATTCTACTCAACCAACAATAGAATCTACGCCTATTCCTAATTTGCCGCAGAATCCAGAAGGTGAGAAGTAG
- a CDS encoding alpha-E domain-containing protein, with protein sequence MMLSRIAESLFWLGRFVERAEGISISLQVQHSASLEADLYGFNNWEPILNAVGQLSPFYKVHKEASSDNVIDFLIFSPENPNSILECINRARENARGVRDMISKESWEIMNVTYHELNKFNMDLVRKEGPDKLFNFIRQRSYLFEGATEITMFRGKGYHFMRAGKYLERADQIARILDVKYHIPLPRVEDVGNPLDIYQWKTLLDSTGAYEAYLQHYNIKITPIQIAELLIFNPQLPRSLLFCMERALQSFRHISTVREKFFANKAEQKMGKLYYQIAYSNADEIFYFGLHEYLTNFINDLIDIGDEINHTYFGYV encoded by the coding sequence ATGATGCTTAGTAGAATTGCAGAATCACTATTTTGGTTAGGAAGATTTGTTGAGCGTGCAGAGGGTATTTCTATCAGTTTGCAGGTGCAGCATTCAGCATCATTAGAAGCTGATTTATATGGATTTAACAATTGGGAACCTATTCTAAACGCAGTAGGTCAGCTTAGTCCTTTTTATAAAGTTCACAAAGAAGCTTCCTCAGATAATGTAATAGATTTTCTAATTTTCTCACCGGAAAATCCGAATTCCATTTTGGAGTGTATCAATAGAGCTCGTGAAAATGCACGCGGTGTGAGAGACATGATTTCAAAAGAAAGCTGGGAAATCATGAACGTCACTTACCATGAATTAAATAAATTCAACATGGACTTAGTTCGAAAGGAAGGTCCTGACAAGCTATTTAACTTTATCCGCCAGAGAAGCTACTTATTCGAAGGCGCAACTGAGATTACAATGTTTCGCGGGAAGGGTTATCATTTCATGCGAGCAGGAAAATACTTAGAGCGAGCAGATCAGATTGCACGGATTTTAGATGTAAAGTATCATATTCCTCTTCCTCGTGTGGAAGATGTCGGTAATCCGCTAGACATTTATCAGTGGAAGACTCTACTCGACTCTACAGGAGCTTACGAAGCGTATCTACAACATTATAATATTAAAATCACCCCTATTCAAATTGCTGAGCTTTTGATATTCAATCCGCAACTTCCTCGTTCTCTGCTATTCTGCATGGAAAGAGCATTGCAGTCCTTTCGTCATATTTCTACTGTGAGAGAGAAGTTCTTTGCCAATAAAGCAGAACAAAAAATGGGAAAGCTCTACTATCAAATCGCTTACAGCAACGCGGACGAGATTTTCTACTTTGGCTTACATGAATACCTCACTAATTTTATCAACGACCTAATTGACATTGGAGATGAAATCAATCATACGTATTTTGGGTATGTGTAA